Sequence from the Helianthus annuus cultivar XRQ/B chromosome 13, HanXRQr2.0-SUNRISE, whole genome shotgun sequence genome:
CTTCGATTATGAACAGAAGTCAAGTTTATCTTTTGTGACTTCTTTGTAGAAACCGAACACGATGTCATATTAACCATAACAGGAATTCTTGGGGGAGCGGTCCTTTCATCAGACTGTGCAAAATATTCCCGCAGTCCTATTATCAAAAATTAAAACTAAGCACTAATTCATATTAGAGTATAATGCCATTTCGTCCACCCAAGTCACAACTAACTCCTTTTGTTTATTCTGTTAACTTGAAGggtattttagttttttttaactaaagTACAAGTTCATAATGCATAAGGTACAGAGATGATGTAACTTATgcattataaacttgtaccttgttaaaaatactaaaatacccttcaagTTAACAGAATAACCAAACGAAGTTAGTTGGGTTGATGAAAAtgtcaaaattttaaaaaaatttggatccagatgcggaaaaaaacctttagacgaaagtcgcaaaagtggccaaacctcagaGACAAAAATAGCATTTTACTCTTCACATTATATATGCAATTAAGTTATTTATATGATATATCGCAACTCACCAGCAACGCTATTTAACATTTGCAGCAGGCAATGTTGCTGAAATGAAGAAACATAACCCACTCCCCATCCCTTTAGATCAATTTGCATAAGATGCTGGACCTGTGACCTGGGCCGTCCATTTCGGGGTTTTAGAGGGGAAATATTAAACCCTCCACCTAAATTGAAACATTATGATTGTAAGTATGATGTGGATCTGAAAACATTAAAGTTAGTTACTATGTTAAAGGGGAAGGAGTTTACTCTCGATATGAGCGCGCACGTATCCTGGTTGTGGGCCACAGTTCTCATGCTCCCTAGAGCAAAAGAGTACAACTGCAGATAACAAATAAACCTTAAACCTTAACACTCTTAATATGATAAACTAAAAATATTAAGCGATGATTATTTAGTATGTGCATGCACTCACCATAACTCCCATCATCATTTCGGCGCCAATACCGCACATAACAAAGGTCACGTGGCCACACAAACCTGTAACAGaatctatgcagttaatgcggtaaaaaattggatatcggtcaaggaccgatatttgagatataggtaattgcggtgggatatcggtaattatAGTATCATGCATTTTATATATCTAGCAATTTAGCACTAACAATTTAGTATTACTGATATCAGGAAAACCTGTGAAATATCTGTCAAATATCAGTCAATATCgtcgataatatcggtaccgatattctggCCGATGTTTGACGCCGATATTTTACATGGGTAACcgatatatcggtgatatatcaccgataCTAACTACATAGCGCACTAAGAAGAATGTATTACGTGGGGAACCAATCCAACTGAAGCCTGTGATATAGAATTGCTGTATGTCCATCCACCTCTTCAACCAAGCTACCATCCTGAAAACTACAATCCCACCTGCACATGTGAATATGTGATCAATGCAAGATAGCATGTTAGAGAAACATGAGACCAGTAACAAGGCATAAAACTTAAATAcataaaaaggaaaagaaaatagAAACAAACGTTACGAATATTGAAGCAAAAAATGAATGTTTACTCGGATCGTGTTCCATCCATGCTCATTACAAGTTCAAATATTTCTTCACAGCTAGCTTCCACAATACCTTCAGCCTTCATAGCCCTACTACAGCTCTTTGGCTGCAATCATAAACAAAAACATGTAATGTCTATGCTGAAAATTGTGTAAATACTAAATTATGCCACAAGTGGTGGAATAAaatcataaatataaaaaataactcaTACAAGGAAGTCAACTTCAAGAAGCTCTTCGAAGATACGAAGTCCTGCATCAAATTTTACATAATAAAAAGTAAGTCGTGATTCCGATTTCCCACTATAGCCAATACTTACGTTCCTAATTTCTTCTAAGATTAAAATGTCATTTTcatccttgaggtttggccagttttgtgattttcgtccaaaggtttgtttttccgcatctggatccaaaaggtttgaaatcttgccattttcatccggctcattaactccatccatgtTTCTCCATTAAGTCAGTGGTATTaccgtcttttttgctaacttaaagggcaattcggtctttttcactttatgtaaaaagaccgaatacccctgaaaaagaccaaattgccctttaagtaaacaaaaaagacgaaaatacccctgacttaacagagaaaaaatggatggagttaacaagccggatgaaaatggcaagatttaaaaccttttagacgaaagtcacaaaactggccaaacctcagggacgaaaatggcattttactcttctaATATAGAAAAAAGTACCATTTTGGCATTGAAGAAGCCGCCAATGTTTCCTTGAAAATGCTTGATTGTTGGTATTCTGGCATGCAAGTGTTGAATTTTCTTGGGTCCAATCCAATATAGATTCAGGAGGACCTACCAATATAAATTAATCAGAGTAATAAAAGTGGCAAAAACAGGAAAAGCATAACCAGCATAGAGTGAACAGATGAAGAAAACCAATTACCGTTCCCAAAGGTTGTTCTTCGCATCAAATTTGGCCGtgaatcttcttcatcttcagctgCACTATACCTACAAATCAAGAAGTGATTccataaaatatataaaatagcCACAAAATATGAAAATTAAAAAGCTACAAATTAACTTTATTTACTGGCTTTCTTGATCGGATGAAGAAGCATTCCTTCCGCTATCCATCCCAGACTTGTATTCAAAATAATGATATTTATTCCCATTGGCAACTAGTGACTCCTGATGCTGTTAATTGTTGAACAGTTGTTAGCTTTCACAAGAATATACGTAAAAGATTGCCGCTATTTGACAGAGATAAGCAAAGATCTTGTGCATCCAAtaatattattttgtaaaaaataaAGATACCTGATCAATAACAGACTCAATTTTTTCTTTCCAGATAAGTGCCTCTTGGATGTTGAAAGCTGCCATCTAAAATAACAAGAGatcttttttaataaaaaaaaaaaaaagaagaagatttGAGTTGCATCTGTAAAAAGCACAACTCTAAGACCAACAAAATAGCAAACAACAACACATGTCATCCTTCAGGAGAAAAAAAACTAGAACATGGTAATTGACAAAATAGTATTCAGGATTGATAAAAGTAAAACAGAATTGCAAGAAGATAAGGAGAGCATTTTTGCTACTTCAACTCTCAGACACATATTAACAGAAACCTGAGTCACAACAACGCACACCCCTTGACTTAATTGAAAAAGAAAGTAAAGATCATGTACCGTAATTCGATTGTATTTGTCCTTCTTGTTGTAAATTGATAAAACATACACCATCTGTTGCAAAGAGAATATGTGAAGTAACATTAACACATTACGCCAACAGCAGAAAGAAAGCTTTTCAGGTTCCAACAAATAAAGATTGTGCAAAAACATAGATTGTAATGTCATTATGATAGAAATATAAACAATATTCTATGGGCTTAAGGAGAAGGCAACAGCGATGCATATATATTTGTCTGTGTATATGCATAACCTTGATGACAAAAGATAATGCATATGAATGTGAACTGTGACTGAAAATCCACGTGTTTTGCAAAGACGAAAGTATATGCCTTCAATGATTATGATCCATCCACAAGGTTTAAACTTTAATTTACGATCCATAAGGTTTAAACTATGAGGAGTTTATTGGAATATtgggtatgtttgtttgtttacttGTAAAGTTTAAACTATGATCCACAAGGCTTAAATTATGAAGAAAAAAAAACTCTACATACTGAAATTAACTATAAGGAAACCCTGATCATAAGAGATATTGTTTTGGCTTTTTAGAACATGTAGACTTTAAGTCAAAATTTACAAAATACCATTGCTTGTGacaaataaaaccaaaaaaacgGCATATGATATCAACAAAAACCAATTTCACAAATATCAGTAGCTGACTTCGTATTGTTAGTCTGAACCAAGTCGCATATGAACCAGAGAAGTAATAAGTGCATTATTAGGGTTTAGATCATACACTTTCAAGTTCCAAACAAAGCAAGAATCGTAAAGCAAACAACAAAATTAAGTAACAGAGACTCACGTGTCCATGTTGAGTTTTCAACCCTCGGTCCTCCACTCTACAGTTGCCATCAATAACCAGAGTTTTGATTGGAACCTAATGGAAAACAAAGCACACATAAATACACTCCTGCTAAAGGTATCACAGATTCAAAAAAAACCAGAAACTACAAATTATAAGAAGCAATCATAAATCAATCAAAAACTGAAGTTAATAATTAACAGTTACCACATTATCCTGAGGCTTCCTCTTGTAATAAGCAAGCAACCTCGACTCAAGAACGAAATATCTCATATGCATAAAAGATCTCCCAATCTTCCTCCTCCCATACCGCACCATCCACCCCTCATACACTACTTTTGAATTCGACATCTCAGTATCCCCTCTCCGCTTCTTTCGATCCCCAAATTTtcaaaacactaaacacacatcACCCTAAACCCCCAAAATCAATCAAAAACCACAAACATAAACCCTAAACTTCAAAAACTCACACTCACTCCCTCAATCCTTCACAAATTTCACTTCAACAAATCAAATCCACAATACCGATCCAGCGAATTACACCAATTTACATAAAACTAACCACTCATCACCCTAAAAACCCCCCAAAAATAATCCAATCAATCAAAAACCACAAACCTAAACCCTGAAACTTTAAAAATTCTAACTCAATCCGTCAATCCTTCGTAAATTCACTTCCAGAAATCAAATCCAcaaacctaaaccctaaaacttCAAGAAGTCAAACTCAATCCGTCAATAATTCACAAATTCACTTCCAGAAATCAAATCCACAAACCTAAACCCTAACACTTCATAAATTCAGACACAATCCGTCAAAATTCACTTCAACAAATCAAATTCACGATTCCGATCTGACGAATCTAAACTTCATCGATTCGATTGACGAATTTGAGCAGATGAAATTCAACTCGACCTGCAGAATTGAAAGTAAACTTGAAATGAACAAAatacatgtatgtatatgtatatagtaGTTATACAGTAGGTTTAACATAAGGATGAACTGTAACGGTgtaaatgaagaagatgaagttacGATCTGTTAAGATTCCGGTGACAGTTGCCGGCGAGTGGTTGTGATTCCGGTGAGGGTATAGAGAGAGTGTATTATTAGAAGACGGTGGGATCATAAACGGCAGGAGAATTCTGACTAAATTGGAATTTTTAATTACTAAAATTTGAAAGATTTGGGGTGGGAGGAACTAGGCCAAAATTTGGTTAAGTGATACATGATTAGGGtagtgaataataataataaaataataattaataataataataataataataatggagGAGGTTCTACTTAAAAACAAAAGGTATGCATAGAATTATGATAAGGGAGGATGGGGCATTAAAGCGGTAGGGGATGCGGCTTTGAACCCATGTGGTAACATCGTCACCAATATCTTGGGTAGGTGTTGAGGGTACTTTGTTCGGGTTAATTTATCGCTAAAGTGAGGGGTT
This genomic interval carries:
- the LOC110898712 gene encoding protein ENHANCED DISEASE RESISTANCE 2 isoform X2 gives rise to the protein MSNSKVVYEGWMVRYGRRKIGRSFMHMRYFVLESRLLAYYKRKPQDNVVPIKTLVIDGNCRVEDRGLKTQHGHMVYVLSIYNKKDKYNRITMAAFNIQEALIWKEKIESVIDQHQESLVANGNKYHYFEYKSGMDSGRNASSSDQESQYSAAEDEEDSRPNLMRRTTFGNGPPESILDWTQENSTLACQNTNNQAFSRKHWRLLQCQNGLRIFEELLEVDFLPKSCSRAMKAEGIVEASCEEIFELVMSMDGTRSEWDCSFQDGSLVEEVDGHTAILYHRLQLDWFPTFVWPRDLCYVRYWRRNDDGSYVVLFCSREHENCGPQPGYVRAHIESGGFNISPLKPRNGRPRSQVQHLMQIDLKGWGVGYVSSFQQHCLLQMLNSVAGLREYFAQSDERTAPPRIPVMVNMTSCSVSTKKSQKINLTSVHNRSQSLENAAKMMDEYSDEDEDFQIPEEEAYAIEQETRRIAFEEEPVVEIDLSCFLGNLRRDDNENSRDCWKISDGNNFKLRSKRFCYDKSKMPGGKPLMDLVAVDWFKDTKRMDHVARRLGCAAQVASQKGHFCLVFNLQVPGSTNYSMVFYFVTKELAAGSLLQRFVDGDDEFRNSRMKLIPSVPKGSWIVRQSVGSTPCLLGKAVDCNYIRGANYLEVDVDIGSSTVANGVLGLVVGVITSLVVDMAFLVQANTTDELPERLIGAVRVSHLELKSAIVPKLELDPEP
- the LOC110898712 gene encoding protein ENHANCED DISEASE RESISTANCE 2 isoform X1, translated to MSNSKVVYEGWMVRYGRRKIGRSFMHMRYFVLESRLLAYYKRKPQDNVVPIKTLVIDGNCRVEDRGLKTQHGHMVYVLSIYNKKDKYNRITMAAFNIQEALIWKEKIESVIDQHQESLVANGNKYHYFEYKSGMDSGRNASSSDQESQYSAAEDEEDSRPNLMRRTTFGNGPPESILDWTQENSTLACQNTNNQAFSRKHWRLLQCQNGLRIFEELLEVDFLPKSCSRAMKAEGIVEASCEEIFELVMSMDGTRSEWDCSFQDGSLVEEVDGHTAILYHRLQLDWFPTFVWPRDLCYVRYWRRNDDGSYVVLFCSREHENCGPQPGYVRAHIESGGFNISPLKPRNGRPRSQVQHLMQIDLKGWGVGYVSSFQQHCLLQMLNSVAGLREYFAQSDERTAPPRIPVMVNMTSCSVSTKKSQKINLTSVHNRSQSLENAAKMMDEYSDEDEDFQIPEEEAYAIEQETRRIEAFEEEPVVEIDLSCFLGNLRRDDNENSRDCWKISDGNNFKLRSKRFCYDKSKMPGGKPLMDLVAVDWFKDTKRMDHVARRLGCAAQVASQKGHFCLVFNLQVPGSTNYSMVFYFVTKELAAGSLLQRFVDGDDEFRNSRMKLIPSVPKGSWIVRQSVGSTPCLLGKAVDCNYIRGANYLEVDVDIGSSTVANGVLGLVVGVITSLVVDMAFLVQANTTDELPERLIGAVRVSHLELKSAIVPKLELDPEP